The following proteins are co-located in the Nerophis ophidion isolate RoL-2023_Sa linkage group LG04, RoL_Noph_v1.0, whole genome shotgun sequence genome:
- the LOC133550949 gene encoding uncharacterized protein LOC133550949 isoform X3 has translation MSPVGHVKSSLREEKLPNIVIMDRDIRNNVHQRCIGLRLLTVCFTQSVAHAFYLCHSCKEMLSDTKILSHLTSVCHKFNYCNCIDPNRLGFSWIPNKDLWVDLPKQKRSHQSGPIQMLELPEKLFGLYKTYTYSQVMHSLSEFDKLPKLLEAVKPKRVTMQEYQTNTQRKYPLLGMQHLIECICKGQTERTYYLCTLCKLTLAAHTVIKHVLSFDHIYSFFKAWHPSTLVSKQCYREYSEGFMSMMLNLAKQAEKLQGPGRANMKRLSLEPDIFVSVNFHSYEDALNKLESIAKKKDGSSLKTCIKPAGKLDISAVPHIIRCQNCDYSFELADLYFQHVQTEKHKTLTKKLRSQEENTDACNHNAMATSAEDQKPHQDLFSELLLDSTADTSQVVICNSTEAKEATPIFVCFVCEDAFPKSLLPNHLSSPKHLIQTLLYLNPSRLPFGWQEVPGQKFLKSMVAMEVSERGWCQKIIQVLDLPAPVLSSLSSSSCKTVLERLKRDHAAILQNKIPPCQMFSEHNPFPLLGCEFLEMHDSYEQSRQVTSASCLLCRKRLSDAECFAHIFSSEHVKMFLVKFHPGLLNSSCDRTILLDLARQAAHLHGVSHIQKVKFERPIQEPCDIYKAAKRKEDKGELLPVVTRETMVPKDTPISKNWKIATPAQKPPDNSQNKHLQKSVGSKSGTADKGCIVKAAEVSVKTGEQTSKEKPKSSHIPAKVEPKQEQSEDVRMCASQGGNQKRLRKMQETIVDNAHKKRRLNSENASCEETLKMGTTSVKKEAVPTVISEAKQDIKQENTMKSEPQNAHVTFFVQPEPSITFKTTSGTKLTKMTTSKLPTPAAGTSGFSASQSTKLTDTTTLTANVQRRCSENTSCTRVNLGASSGENLHLKSTGGSNVEAQPSLQRCNPHAGPASTAKQLFSNVKPTGTGPKIGLNYIIVVTSDGRKQSYCTLCRIRLERSSHPMENIHQYNYVKLRFPELNDEQLAGINLEKFGVCMAEVEKLLGQRYIQTRKVTNGQYKELSDLPEAEALYRLENHFCVSSSSSNATSLPLRRPFSATSSQDVSSPEYDSQQDRLEDIIEANIEDDKALHPKHALDMEAVHASDAVPFTDLDPTRATKSMMEMDTSGCRQQQEIAARDLTTEKKNLKGQDGNSSSVFLQLDPLPASVTTEQHNVEGSHRCSQSVLLELDTPPASVTTERRNLEVSKGHSPSVLLDLNPPPVSVTTEQRNLEDWTGHSPSVLLDFNPPPVSVTTEQRNLECSNGHSPSVLLELNPPPASVTTEQQFLEGSNSRSPSALLELNLPHASVTTKVCNPVGSCQNADRQTSLQKESKVPESNLGCSYPQVPVFSGKASNLSTFLWVKGSYNQPIVGLASVYECRGMAGDSLYLCESCSQKLSVSDICQHVFGREHQLKYLLKNYPQFMDTFWDEKDLPEDKKMGLLKDVAHGVSQQEHFKKMDAKVCFLIRDLYDYVLTAPFSEALDALQNGKKQSLVCKSIVTLQLKGSQKSKEQIGHLNERGLSSEPLHSAASMSLQHQENHRSSLSSPIPKTPDCQVKDELIPSESRSPGPSGVISKSPPIFKVKDKLMLSSGSCVSPDVISKSSPRFQVKDELTSESRCPVTPGVNSKTPPSLQVKDELISSESKCHVTCGAIAKTPPSFQVKDELIHSKSRCPVTPGVILKSPPSFQVKDEPTPESRCPVTPGVISKTPPSLQVKVELMPSESRCHVTCGAISKAPPSFQVQSELIPPVPRCPITPGAISKTLPVSADSLAKTPPISHVKDKPSVSQSRSLSMSAPISRMPSGTQKAKDESIFSESRSPVCGAPISKTLPQWKNEQMFAEPIVNGDLDKRFKTLPNAQVKDKTMVSDCRLPATTDPVPKILPISQVKNESVLMACGSPVTAVPISKASPKVLQKSESTLSEFRSIPNVEELSSSNSPITVSSAIRQDEYHLTRKRKANQSLCEFIETYINKTQVDDPQPAKYTRNSIVHSRWDVTPAIREASVENILKSDTKLDSKEQIAGITDNSVTKPSDTTSNMWCSKSVQTTASSLKSESRSLTSCKIKTNPSTTSEPYKQDSGHIEPDNLSQEHKLVREKHLALLGGFEYNTLLGDACVRTEPKFAPIPRSQSSTDRTEGSLHQSTVLANAVDMESNHELLGTTAGPTETLLSDLAGCKSNPYTVPINDNTSCERLNPNEASKELPVQANHFTIPLAMGWLNPQMQQWVEQQKQQQWVEQQKQQQWVEQQQQQQWVQQQLQQQQQQQQQWVQQQLQQQQQQQWVQQQQQQQWVHQLQQQQQLQQQQQQQQWVQQQLQQQQLERQ, from the exons ATGTCCCCTGTTGGACATGTTAAATCCAGTTTAAGAGAAG AAAAGCTCCCCAACATTGTCATTATGGATCGAGACATCCGAAATAACGTTCATCAACGCTGCATAG GTTTGCGATTGCTGACTGTCTGTTTCACTCAGAGTGTGGCGCATGCATTTTACCTGTGCCATAGCTGTAAGGAAATGTTGTCGGACACAAAGATATTATCCCACCTTACCTCCGTTTGCCATAAATTCAACTACTGT AACTGCATAGATCCAAATAGGCTTGGATTCTCCTGGATTCCTAACAAAGATTTATGGGTAGATCTACCCAAGCAGAAAAGAAGCCACCAATCAGGACCAATACAG ATGTTGGAGTTGCCTGAAAAGCTGTTTGGATTGTACAAAACGTATACGTACTCTCAAG TGATGCACTCTCTCAGTGAATTTGACAAGCTTCCCAAGCTGCTGGAAG CTGTCAAGCCAAAGAGAGTGACTATGCAAGAATACCAGACAAACACCCAGAGGAAGTATCCACTTCTAG GCATGCAGCACCTTATCGAATGCATTTGTAAGGGACAGACTGAGAGGACATACTACCTTTGCACCCTCTGCAAACTGACGCTGGCTGCCCACACCGTCATCAAACACGTCCTTAGCTTTGACCACATCTATAGTTTCTTT AAAGCCTGGCACCCCTCCACTTTGGTGTCTAAGCAGTGTTATCGGGAGTACTCAGAGGGTTTCATGTCCATGATGTTAAATTTGGCAAAGCAGGCGGAGAAGCTTCAAGGACCTGGACGGGCCAACATGAAG CGACTGAGTCTGGAGCCTGATATTTTTGTATCAGTCAATTTCCACTCCTATGAAGATG CTTTGAACAAACTGGAGTCCATCGCAAAGAAAAAAGATGGAAGCAGCTTGAAAACGTGCATCAAACCTGCGGGAAAATTGG ATATTTCTGCTGTGCCACACATAATACGTTGTCAG AACTGTGACTACTCATTTGAGTTAGCAGACCTTTATTTTCAGCACGTGCAAACTGAGAAACACAAAACA CTGACGAAGAAACTCAGGAGCCAGG AAGAGAATACTGATGCTTGCAACCACAATGCAATGGCTACAAGTGCAGAAG ATCAGAAACCCCATCAAGATTTATTCAGTGAACTCCTCCTGGACTCTACTGCAG acacTTCCCAGGTGGTGATCTGTAACAGCACAGAAGCAAAGGAGGCCACACCCATTTTTGTCTGTTTTGTTTGCGAAGATGCTTTTCCCAAGTCACTTCTTCCAAACCACTTGTCCTCACCAAAACACCTTATACAAACACTA ttgTATCTGAATCCCTCGCGACTGCCTTTTGGTTGGCAAGAAGTTCCAGGCCAGAAGTTCTTGAAATCAATGGTGGCGATGGAAGTGAGTGAAAGAGGATGGTGTCAGAAAATTATTCAG GTGCTGGATTTACCCGCCCCAGTTTTGAGTAGTCTCAGCTCGTCAAGTTGCAAGACCG TGCTGGAAAGACTCAAGCGTGACCATGCAGCTATCCTGCAAAATAAAA TTCCGCCGTGCCAAATGTTTAGCGAACACAACCCTTTTCCACTGTTGG GGTGCGAGTTTCTGGAGATGCACGACTCCTACGAGCAGTCCCGTCAAGTCACGTCTGCTTCGTGTCTGCTGTGCCGGAAGCGGCTGTCGGACGCTGAATGCTTCGCTCATATTTTCAGCTCGGAACACGTCAAGATGTTTCTC gTGAAATTTCACCCTGGTTTGCTGAACTCTTCTTGCGATAGGACGATACTGCTGGACCTGGCAAGGCAGGCGGCACACCTTCACGGTGTATCACATATACAG AAAGTAAAATTTGAGAGGCCCATCCAAGAACCTTGCGATATCTACAAAG CCGCAAAAAGGAAGGAAGACAAAGGCGAGCTTCTTCCTGTAGTCACGAGAGAAACAATGG TCCCTAAAGATACCCCGATATCAAAGAACTGGAAGATTGCAACGCCTGCTCAAAAGCCTCCAGACAATAGTCAAAACAAACATTTGCAAAAGTCTGTGGGGAGCAAGTCTGGCACAGCTGATAAAGGCTGCATTGTAAAAGCAGCAGAGGTTTCTGTGAAGACAGGGGAGCAAACAAGTAAGGAGAAGCCCAAAAGCTCCCACATCCCTGCTAAAGTGGAGCCAAAACAAGAACAGAGCGAAGATGTTCGAATGTGTGCAAGCCAAGGCGGTAACCAGAAAAGGCTGCGTAAGATGCAAGAGACAATAGTTGACAACGCCCATAAGAAACGTCGTCTCAACTCCGAGAACGCATCATGTGAAGAAACGCTGAAGATGGGGACCACATCTGTCAAGAAGGAAGCAGTGCCAACTGTGATCAGTGAAG CCAAGCAGGATATTAAGCAGGAAAATACCATGAAGTCTGAGCCACAAAATGCCCATGTGACTTTCTTTGTTCAACCTGAGCCCAGCATTACATTTAAAACCACATCAGGCACCAAATTGACCAAGATGACTACGTCCAAATTACCGACACCTGCAGCAGGTACATCTGGATTCAGTGCCAGCCAGTCAACCAAGTTGACAGACACCACCACATTGACAGCAAATGTCCAAAGGAGATGTTCAGAGAACACATCGTGCACCAGGGTCAATCTTGGAGCATCCTCTGGTGAGAATCTACATTTGAAGAGCACTGGGGGGTCTAATGTTGAAGCACAACCATCTCTTCAGAGGTGTAACCCCCATGCAGGACCTGCAAGCACAGCCAAGCAATTGTTTAGCAATGTGAAGCCAACTGGAACTGGTCCTAAAATTg GCTTAAACTACATAATTGTAGTTACCAGTGATGGAAGGAAGCAATCCTATTGCACTCTGTGCCGCATTCGATTGGAACGGTCCAGTCACCCAATGGAAAACATTCACCAGTACAACTATGTG AAACTGAGGTTTCCAGAGTTGAATGACGAGCAGCTGGCAGGCATCAACCTGGAGAAGTTTGGGGTCTGCATGGCTGAGGTGGAGAAACTTTTGGGACAACGGTACATTCAG ACAAGAAAAGTGACAAATGGCCAATACAAAGAGCTGTCTGATCTTCCGGAGGCCGaag CTTTATACAGATTAGAGAATCACTTCTGCGTGTCTTCATCTTCCAGCAATGCCACTTCACTTCCTTTAAGACGACCGTTTTCAGCCACCTCCTCACAGGACGTTTCGAGTCCCGAATATG acagtCAACAAGACAGGCTTGAGGACATAATAGAGGCCAACATTGAAGACGACAAAGCCCTACATCCTA aACATGCATTAGACATGGAAGCTGTACATGCCAGTGATGCTGTTCCATTCACTGACCTGGACCCCACTCGTGCAACCAAATCAATGATGGAAATGGATACATCTGGGTGCAGACAACAGCAGGAGATTGCGGCACGAGATT TGACCACAGAAAAGAAGAATTTAAAAGGTCAGGATGGGAACTCCTCATCAGTGTTTCTGCAATTGGATCCTCTTCCTGCTTCAGTGACCACAGAACAGCACAATGTTGAAGGCTCGCACAGGTGCTCACAATCAGTGTTGCTGGAGTTGGACACACCTCCTGCTTCTGTGACCACAGAACGGCGGAATCTAGAAGTCTCGAAGGGACACTCACCATCTGTGTTGCTGGACCTTAACCCTCCTCCTGTTTCGGTGACCACAGAACAGCGGAATTTAGAAGACTGGACTGGGCACTCACCATCTGTGTTGCTGGACTTTAACCCTCCTCCTGTTTCAGTGACCACAGAACAGCGGAATCTAGAATGCTCGAATGGGCACTCACCATCTGTGTTGCTTGAACTAAACCCGCCTCCTGCTTCAGTGACTACAGAACAGCAGTTTCTAGAAGGCTCTAATAGCCGTTCACCATCAGCGTTGCTGGAACTGAACTTGCCTCATGCTTCAGTGACCACAAAAGTGTGCAATCCAGTTGGAAGCTGTCAGAATGCTGATAGACAGACTAGTTTGCAGAAAGAATCAAAAGTCCCTGAAAGTAACCTGGGATGCTCTTATCCTCAAGTGCCCGTGTTTTCAG GCAAAGCAAGTAACTTGAGTACATTTTTGTGGGTGAAGGGATCGTACAACCAGCCAATCGTAG GTCTGGCGTCTGTGTACGAGTGTCGTGGAATGGCTGGAGATTCGCTGTACTTGTGCGAGAGTTGCAGTCAGAAACTCTCAGTCAGTGACATCTGCCAGCATGTATTTGGCAGGGAGCACCAGCTGAAATACTTG CTAAAGAATTATCCTCAGTTTATGGACACATTTTGGGATGAAAAGGATCTGCCAGAGGACAAAAAAATGGGTCTCCTAAAGGACGTAGCGCACGGGGTCTCTCAACAGGAGCATTTTAAGAAGATGGATGCAAAG GTGTGCTTTCTCATTCGAGACCTCTATGACTACGTTTTAACAGCTCCATTCAGTGAAG CTCTTGACGCCCTTCAGAACGGAAAGAAGCAGAGTTTGGTATGTAAGTCCATCGTCACATTGCAACTAAAGG GGAGCCAAAAATCAAAAGAACAGATTGGACATTTGAATGAGAGAGGACTTTCCTCTGAGCCTCTGCACTCTGCAGCTAGCATGTCCCTCCAACATCAAGAGAACCACAGAAGCTCCCTTTCAAGTCCTATCCCCAAAACACCTGATTGTCAAGTAAAAGATGAACTGATTCCTTCAGAGTCCAGATCACCGGGACCCTCTGGTGTTATTTCTAAGTCACCTCCAATTTTTAAAGTGAAGGATAAACTGATGCTCTCATCTGGATCTTGTGTATCTCCTGATGTTATCTCCAAGTCATCACCTCGTTTTCAAGTGAAAGATGAACTGACATCTGAGTCCAGATGTCCTGTAACTCCAGGCGTCAACTCCAAGACGCCACCTAGTTTGCAAGTGAAAGATGAACTGATATCCTCAGAATCCAAATGTCATGTAACTTGTGGTGCTATCGCCAAAACACCACCTAGTTTTCAAGTGAAAGATGAACTGATACATTCTAAGTCCAGATGTCCTGTAACTCCTGGTGTTATCCTCAAGTCACCACCTAGTTTTCAAGTGAAAGATGAACCGACACCTGAATCCAGATGTCCTGTAACTCCAGGTGTTATCTCCAAGACGCCACCTAGTTTGCAAGTGAAAGTTGAACTGATGCCCTCAGAGTCCAGATGTCATGTAACTTGTGGTGCTATCTCCAAGGCACCACCTAGTTTTCAAGTGCAAAGTGAACTGATACCCCCAGTACCCAGATGTCCAATTACTCCTGGTGCAATCTCCAAGACACTGCCTGTATCTGCTGATTCTCTTGCAAAAACACCACCTATTTCTCATGTGAAAGATAAACCCAGTGTGTCGCAGTCTAGATCTCTTTCAATGTCTGCACCTATCTCAAGAATGCCGTCTGGTACTCAAAAAGCTAAAGATGAATCTATATTCTCTGAGTCCAGATCACCTGTATGTGGTGCTCCCATCTCTAAGACACTGCCTCAATGGAAAAATGAACAGATGTTCGCAGAACCAATAGTTAATGGAGATCTGGACAAGCGTTTCAAAACGCTACCTAATGCTCAAGTGAAAGATAAAACTATGGTATCAGATTGCAGATTGCCTGCAACTACTGATCCTGTGCCCAAGATTCTGCCAATTTCTCAAGTTAAAAATGAGTCTGTACTCATGGCCTGTGGATCTCCTGTAACTGCGGTTCCCATCTCAAAGGCATCTCCAAAAGTCCTACAGAAATCGGAATCGACACTCTCAGAATTCAGATCTATTCCCAATGTTGAGGAACTGTCAAGCTCAAATTCCCCCATAACTGTCAGTTCAGCAATTCGTCAAGATGAATACCATCTTACCAGAAAGAGAAAAGCTAATCAATCTCTCTGTGAATTCATTGAAACGTATATCAATAAAACCCAAGTTGATGATCCTCAGCCAGCCAAATACACACGCAACAGCATTGTTCACTCTAGGTGGGATGTTACTCCTGCTATTAGAGAGGCCTCTGTGGAAAATATCCTAAAATCGGACACAAAATTGGACTCTAAGGAACAAATTGCTGGCATCACTGACAATTCTGTTACAAAACCTTCTGACACTACATCAAATATGTGGTGCTCAAAGTCTGTGCAGACTACTGCCTCAAGTCTTAAATCTGAAAGTAGGAGTTTAACAAGTTGTAAGATTAAAACTAATCCGTCCACAACATCTGAGCCGTATAAACAGGACAGCGGACATATTGAGCCAGACAATCTATCACAGGAGCATAAGTTGGTACGAGAAAAACATTTGGCTTTACTGGGAGGTTTTGAGTACAATACCCTGTTGGGTGACGCTTGTGTGAGGACCGAACCAAAGTTTGCTCCTATACCTCGGTCTCAAAGCAGTACGGATCGCACAGAGGGCTCCCTGCATCAAAGTACAGTTTTGGCAAATGCTGTGGACATGGAGTCAAACCATGAGCTCCTTGGTACTACAGCGGGTCCTACTGAGACTCTGCTGTCAGATTTGGCCGGTTGCAAATCAAATCCTTACACTGTGCCTATTAACGATAACACTTCATGTGAAAGACTAAATCCTAATGAAGCATCAAAAGAACTGCCTGTCCAGGCCAACCACTTTACCATACCCCTGGCAATGGGGTGGTTGAACCCACAAATGCAGCAGTGGGTGGAGCAGCAGAAGCAACAGCAGTGGGTGGAGCAGCAGAAGCAACAGCAGTGGGTGGAGCAGCAGCAACAACAGCAGTGGGTGCAGCAgcaactacaacaacaacaacaacagcagcagcagtggGTGCAGCAgcaactacaacaacaacaacaacagcagtgggtgcagcagcagcaacaacagCAGTGGGTGCATCAACTACAACAACAGCAgcaactacaacaacaacaacaacaacagcagtggGTGCAGCAGCAACTACAACAACAGCAGTTAGAGCGGCAGTAG